The genomic DNA TTTATAAGGGGGCTTTCAAATGTCAGGAAAAGATGTAAATGTCTTCGAGATGGCGCAATCTCAAGTAAAAAATGCATGTGATAAATTAGGTATGGAACCAGCAGTTTATGAATTATTAAAAGAACCTATGAGAGTTATAGAGGTTTCAATTCCAGTAAAAATGGATGATGGTTCTATAAAAACTTTTAAAGGATTTAGATCACAACATAATGATGCAGTAGGGCCAACAAAAGGTGGAATAAGATTCCATCAAAATGTTTCAAGAGACGAAGTAAAAGCTTTATCTATATGGATGACTTTCAAGTGTTCTGTAACAGGTATACCATATGGTGGAGGTAAAGGTGGAATAATAGTAGATCCATCAACTTTATCTCAAGGTGAATTAGAAAGATTAAGTAGAGGATACATAGATGGAATATATAAATTAATAGGTGAGAAAGTTGACGTTCCTGCACCAGACGTAAATACTAATGGTCAAATAATGTCTTGGATGGTTGATGAGTACAATAAATTAACTGGACAAAGTTCTATAGGTGTTATAACTGGTAAGCCAGTTGAATTTGGTGGTTCTTTAGGAAGAACAGCTGCTACTGGATTTGGTGTTGCTGTTACAGCAAGAGAAGCTGCTGCTAAATTAGGAATAGATATGAAAAAAGCTAAAATAGCTGTTCAAGGTATAGGAAACGTTGGTTCTTATACAGTTCTTAACTGTGAAAAACTTGGTGGTACTGTTGTAGCTATGGCTGAATGGTGTAAATCAGAAGGTTCTTATGCTATATACAATGAAAATGGTTTAGATGGTCAAGCTATGTTAGATTATATGAAAGAACATGGTAACTTATTAAACTTCCCAGGAGCTAAGAGAATATCTTTAGAAGAGTTCTGGGCTTCAGATGTTGATATAGTAATACCAGCTGCATTAGAAAACTCTATAACTAAAGAAGTTGCTGAATCTATAAAAGCTAAATTAGTTTGTGAGGCTGCTAATGGACCAACTACTCCAGAGGCTGATGAAGTATTTGCTGAAAGA from Clostridioides difficile ATCC 9689 = DSM 1296 includes the following:
- the gluD gene encoding NAD-specific glutamate dehydrogenase, yielding MSGKDVNVFEMAQSQVKNACDKLGMEPAVYELLKEPMRVIEVSIPVKMDDGSIKTFKGFRSQHNDAVGPTKGGIRFHQNVSRDEVKALSIWMTFKCSVTGIPYGGGKGGIIVDPSTLSQGELERLSRGYIDGIYKLIGEKVDVPAPDVNTNGQIMSWMVDEYNKLTGQSSIGVITGKPVEFGGSLGRTAATGFGVAVTAREAAAKLGIDMKKAKIAVQGIGNVGSYTVLNCEKLGGTVVAMAEWCKSEGSYAIYNENGLDGQAMLDYMKEHGNLLNFPGAKRISLEEFWASDVDIVIPAALENSITKEVAESIKAKLVCEAANGPTTPEADEVFAERGIVLTPDILTNAGGVTVSYFEWVQNLYGYYWSEEEVEQKEEIAMVKAFESIWKIKEEYNVTMREAAYMHSIKKVAEAMKLRGWY